The following proteins are encoded in a genomic region of Rattus rattus isolate New Zealand chromosome 2, Rrattus_CSIRO_v1, whole genome shotgun sequence:
- the Lmo1 gene encoding rhombotin-1 isoform X2, which yields MVLDQEDGVPMLSVQPKGKQKGCAGCNRKIKDRYLLKALDKYWHEDCLKCACCDCRLGEVGSTLYTKANLILCRRDYLRLFGTTGNCAACSKLIPAFEMVMRARDNVYHLDCFACQLCNQRFCVGDKFFLKNNMILCQMDYEEGHLNGTFESQVQ from the exons GTGTGCCGATGCTCTCCGTCCAACCTAAGGGGAAGCAGAAGGGCTGTGCAGGCTGCAACCGCAAGATCAAGGACCGGTACCTGCTGAAGGCCCTGGACAAGTACTGGCATGAGGACTGCCTCAAGTGTGCCTGCTGTGACTGTCGCCTGGGCGAGGTGGGCTCCACTCTCTACACCAAGGCCAACCTCATCCTGTGCCGGCGTGACTACCTGAG GCTTTTTGGCACCACAGGAAACTGTGCTGCCTGCAGCAAGCTGATCCCAGCTTTCGAAATGGTGATGCGGGCCCGGGACAACGTCTATCACCTGGACTGCTTCGCCTGCCAGCTCTGCAATCAGAG attttgcGTGGGAGACAAATTCTTCCTGAAGAACAACATGATCTTGTGCCAGATGGACTATGAGGAGGGGCATCTCAATGGCACCTTTGAATCCCAAGTTCAGTAA
- the Lmo1 gene encoding rhombotin-1 isoform X1: MMVLDKEDGVPMLSVQPKGKQKGCAGCNRKIKDRYLLKALDKYWHEDCLKCACCDCRLGEVGSTLYTKANLILCRRDYLRLFGTTGNCAACSKLIPAFEMVMRARDNVYHLDCFACQLCNQRFCVGDKFFLKNNMILCQMDYEEGHLNGTFESQVQ; the protein is encoded by the exons GTGTGCCGATGCTCTCCGTCCAACCTAAGGGGAAGCAGAAGGGCTGTGCAGGCTGCAACCGCAAGATCAAGGACCGGTACCTGCTGAAGGCCCTGGACAAGTACTGGCATGAGGACTGCCTCAAGTGTGCCTGCTGTGACTGTCGCCTGGGCGAGGTGGGCTCCACTCTCTACACCAAGGCCAACCTCATCCTGTGCCGGCGTGACTACCTGAG GCTTTTTGGCACCACAGGAAACTGTGCTGCCTGCAGCAAGCTGATCCCAGCTTTCGAAATGGTGATGCGGGCCCGGGACAACGTCTATCACCTGGACTGCTTCGCCTGCCAGCTCTGCAATCAGAG attttgcGTGGGAGACAAATTCTTCCTGAAGAACAACATGATCTTGTGCCAGATGGACTATGAGGAGGGGCATCTCAATGGCACCTTTGAATCCCAAGTTCAGTAA